Within Anopheles nili chromosome 3, idAnoNiliSN_F5_01, whole genome shotgun sequence, the genomic segment TCCAGCACCATGATTACCTTCCGCCTGTCGAACAATGTGTACGCGTACACGGCGTACCTGGTGCTGATGGTGTTTTTCTTGTGGCCTGGACGGTTCGCCAGTATTTACGATTACATCGAAGGCGAAAATATCTATGATCAGCTGATACGGAAGACGACCAAAAACATCTCGCTAATGCGCAACGGCTTGCGGTGCGATTACAGTGAGGTAATCGAAGAAAACCTATCCTTGTACCGACCGCCCTTTACGGAGgacatcatcaacaacaacgtgCGACTGGGCGGCGAGTACTACCCGGAGGATTGTTTGCCGAGCTTTAGCACGGCCATCATCGTGCCGTACCGGCAGCGTGAACACCAGCTGAATCAGTTTCTCATCTACATGCACAACTTTCTACGCCGGCAGCGAATTCACTACCGCATTTTCATCATCGAGCAGTACGACCCCAAGCCGTTTAATCGTGCGAAGCTGTTCAATATTGGAGCGTTAATTGCAATGGGACTGGACTATCCGTGTCTCGTGCTTCACGACGTCGATCTGATGCCGATGAATCTGGGCAATCTGTACGCCTGTTCGCGTAAACCGCGCCACATGTGCTC encodes:
- the LOC128726667 gene encoding beta-1,4-galactosyltransferase 2 codes for the protein MITFRLSNNVYAYTAYLVLMVFFLWPGRFASIYDYIEGENIYDQLIRKTTKNISLMRNGLRCDYSEVIEENLSLYRPPFTEDIINNNVRLGGEYYPEDCLPSFSTAIIVPYRQREHQLNQFLIYMHNFLRRQRIHYRIFIIEQYDPKPFNRAKLFNIGALIAMGLDYPCLVLHDVDLMPMNLGNLYACSRKPRHMCSSLDVFRYNLPYRGLFGGAVAIESSVFLNINGMSNLFSGWGGEDDDMYERLQNKQIEICRFSPSYSQYSMLKHRKEKPNKDRKAFLKNGKLRYHTDGLNSLVYKQVGFKLHNLFTHVLVET